Below is a genomic region from bacterium.
AAGGCGATCGAAGATGCGAGCGGCCTCGCCGTAGCTCGCGAGGGCCTCGCCGTAGCGATCCTGCTGGTAGGAGGCGTTGCCGCGGTTCATGAAGAGCTTGCCGAGGTAGGCGAGGTCGCGGCTCCGCCGCAGAAGCCGTTCCGCCTGGCGACTCAGCGATTCCGCCAGGACCCGCTCCCCGAGCAGCGAATGGAGATGGACCCTGCCGACGAGGATCTGGCCGAGCAGGGCGGCGGCACCTGCGCGTTCCGCGGCTGCGCAGGCCTCACCATAAGCGCGGCGCGCGAGCCGCAGGCGGCCGGTGAAGAGATAGGCCTCGGCGCGACAGCGCCAGGCGTGAGCCAGCCCCTCGGGCCCAACGCTGGCCTGATGGCGGCGGGCCAGCTGCAGTAGCGGTCGCGAGAGCGCATCGGCGCGAGCGGGGTCGCTCATCAGGAGGGAGGCGGCGCAGTCCCGGGCGGCGGCGATCGCCGCGCGATCGGGCCGGTAGGCGGGATCGCCTAGACGCGCCGCGAGCAAGGCCGGCGTGAGGTCGCCTTCGGCGAGCGGAGGGGCAAGGGGTCGATCGTCCGATACCATGAGGCGACCTTCGCAGCAACTGCCGGCCGCCGCAGCCGGCGGCTGCGGTCGATACTAGCTGGGCAGGTCGATACGGATCAACTGGTCGGCGATGAGAATGGAGAAGCTCGCCGTGCTCGCGGGCAGGGAGGGAATCTCGAACTCCCCGAGGTCGGAGAGCGGGTACTCCGCGAGACCGTCGGCGCCGAGGGCCGCTGCCCGCGTCGCGGGCGGAATCGCCTGGCCCGAGTTCGCCATCAGCTGTCCGCGCAAGTTGCGACATCCGCCCCCCGCGTCCGCGAGCTGCAGCGCAAGGCGGCAGGCCCCAGCCTCGTAGAAGAGCGTCCGCTCGCCGGCAACGGCGGCGCTCCGGAGCGCGGGCGCGGACCGCAGAGAGGAGTCGGCCGTCAGCACCGCGACGACCGCCTGCACCGGGCGGCCGAGCCGCTCGATCCATCTCTCGAGAGCCGTGCCGGAGTCGCGAGCCCCACTCGCGACCCCGGCGCCGGCCTGAGACAATTGCAAGGAAGCCAGGGATCTCTCCAGCAAGTCCATGGGGATCGCTGGAAGCCGAGCATCTTCCAGTGCCGAGAGCAAACCGCGCAGGGCTTCTGCGTTCCTGGCGCAGCGAGGGCAGGCGGCGCAGTGTGCCGCGACTGCAGGGTCCTTCCCCTCCTCCACATGCGCCAGAATCGTCTCCCAATCAGGGTGCTGCACGCGCGGTGTCATTCCTCAGTTCTCCCGCTGTTTCTTCTCGGCCGCTTGCCGGAGTCTGCCTTCCCTCCAGTAGACGGAGCCGGCCCCCGGTTTGATAGCCCCGCGAGCGTTTTCTTCAGTCGCTCGAGGCAGCGTGCGCGCGTCGGTCCGATGCTGCCGATGGGGATGCCCTGCCGCTCCTGGATCGCCAGGTAGCTGGGCTGCGGTTCTTCGATGAAGAGGGCGTGCAGCAGGTCGCGGCAGCGAGGGTCGAGCGCGCCCAGGGCATCCCGAACCCGTGCGACCGCCTCGAGGCGCTCGAGGGCTTCCAGCGCCTCGGGCTCGACCAGCAGCCTGGAATCGTCCTCGAGTTCCGTGATGTCGAGCGTCGGCCGCTGCCGGCGCCGGGTATCGATCGCCGCGCGGTAGGCGATGTTGTAGACCCAGGCCGCGAGCCGGTCCGGCTCGCGCAGAGTGGCGAGCGAGCGATGGGCGGCCAGACAGACCGTCTGGAAGTGGTCCTCGCGTTCCGCCTCGGTCAGGCCGAGCCGCCGGCCCACCGCATAGATCAGCCGCCCGTAGTCGGCCAGGAACCGGCGCCAGGCCAGCTCATCGCCCGCGAGCATCGCGGCCACCTGCGAACGCAGATCCATGGATTCCTCGGGGTGAATCGCTGCCGCCAACGCGCGGCGCGGACTCGCTCACCCCCGCTTCAATAGGACGGGTCGCGAGGCCCTGTCAACCCGGGATCCGGCCTTGCCGATTACGTTGTCCGATATCTCGGCTGTGCGGCCCGGGATTTGTGGAAAATTGACGTTCTTTCCATATTGATGTACACTCCCGACAGCTCCATTCCTGGCAGTCCCCTCCGCATCGGCAGGTGCCCCATGATTCGGCTCCAGACTCCGCCGGCATTCCCGTTCCTTCGCGCCGCCGCGCTGACTGCTCTGCTATGGGCTACGGCCGGTGTTCCCCGCGAGGCCACCGCCAGCGACGGGGAGGGTCCCGAGTACCGCGATCGACAGGTCGCCGTGCGGCTGCTGGCCGGGAGCGACATCGCCGCCTTCAACGGTCGCTGGGGAACCACCCTCGTCGCATCGCTGGCGGACGAGAACTACCATCTCGTCGAGGTGCCCGAGCTGGAGGATTGCGAGCAGCTGGCCTTGCTCATGGCAGCCGATCCCGAGGTCCTGCGCAGCGACCTCAACTTCGTCGTCGAAGGTCCGGAAGCCGTGCGGCAGATGGTCGTCGGCGCCGTCGGCGGCGGCTGGGCGGACTTCGAGTTTCAGCGCATGGCGGAAGCGATCGGAGTGGCGACCGCCCACGCCTACTCCCGCGGCGAGGGGATCACCGTCGCCGTCCTGGATACCGGGGTCTACGAGGGTCACGACGTCCTCCACGATCGCCTGACCTGGCCCGGGCGCGACTTCCTCGATGGCGACAACGAGCCGCGCGACGAAGCAAACGGCGTCGATGACGATCTCGACGGGATGATCGACGAGGGCTACGGGCACGGCACCATGGTCGCCGGCCTGATCGCTCTCGTCGCCCCGGAAGCGCGCATCCTGCCCATCCGCATTCTCGACGACGAGGGGCGCACGGACCTCTTCACGATGGCGGCCGGTATCGAGTACGCCCGCTTGGCCGGCGCACGCGTGATCAACATGAGCTTCGGCGCCCGGCTCGAGACCTTGCCGGGGCTCGAGTACCTGTTCCAGCGCTGCGCCGCCGAGGGCGTGATCCCCGTCGCCGGCGCCGGCAACGACAACCGCAGCGATCTACCCCTCTATCCCGCGCAGGTGGCGGAGGTGTTCATGGTCACGGCCCTGGACACGCTGGGGGTGAAGGCCGACTTCGCCGATTACAGCGAGCGGGTCCTCGTCGCCGCTCCGGGCGTCGGCTTGCGCAGCAGCTACCCGGAGGGAGAGGACGACGAGGAGTGGGGACTGGGCGCCGGTTGCTCCTTCGCCACGGCGCTCGTCTCGGCCGAAGTGGCGCTCATCCTCGCCCAGGATCCATCGCTCGACCACGGCGCGGTTCGCGCGCGCGTCGCGTCGGCGGTGACGGACATCTACAGCCTGCCCGGCAACGAGGCCTATCTCGGCCGCCTCGGCACGGGCATGATCTTCCTGCCGCTCGCGCTTGGCGCGGATCAGACCGCCGTCCCCGGCATTCCGGAGCTGGCCGGCCTTCATCTGGACGCCTACCCGAATCCCACGCCCGGGACGGTCCGCTTCTCCCTTCCGGGAGGGCGGTCCGCTGCGATCGGTCCACTCGCGGTCTTCGACAGCGCGGGTCGCCTCGTGCGACGACTCGATCTCGGCGCGACCGGGATCGGCATCTGGGACGGCCTCGACGAGGCGGGCCGCCGGCTGCCGGCGGGTGCCTACTTCGCGCGGCTGAGCACGCCGGCCGGCGTGTTGCGATCGAAGGTCGTGCTGATGCGCTAGGGGGCGAGCACCCTCGCACGGAGACCGCATCCCGGACCCCTACCTCCTCTTTGCGCTTCCTCATTGGTGTTTGCCAACAAACACCGCCGTCCTGGTATTTCCCCCCGGCTCGCCACGTCCACTCCAGTCACAGGCGGATCAGCTTCGCCGCTTGGCCACGCGCGAGAGTCCACGCGATTGCGCCGAGCGCCTCGCAGCCCGCCTCCCGCCCGCACTCTGGCAGGGACGACGATGGATACCCGGTCACAAGAGAACCACGAGCAGGCCGAGGGCGATCGCCTGCGCGCGGTCATCTACTCGCATGACACCTATGGCCTGGGCCACCTCACCCGAACGCAGCGGGTGGCGGCCGGCATCGTGGCCGCCTTCCCCCAGGCCTGCGTGCTGATCGTCTCGGGCTCGCCCGTGGCGCATCGCTTCCAGTTCCCCGCCCGCGTCGACTACCTGAAGCTGCCCTCGGTCGTGAAACTGGGTCCCAGCGAGTACGGGTCCCGCTCGCTGCTGATCACTCC
It encodes:
- a CDS encoding sigma-70 family RNA polymerase sigma factor, with translation MDLRSQVAAMLAGDELAWRRFLADYGRLIYAVGRRLGLTEAEREDHFQTVCLAAHRSLATLREPDRLAAWVYNIAYRAAIDTRRRQRPTLDITELEDDSRLLVEPEALEALERLEAVARVRDALGALDPRCRDLLHALFIEEPQPSYLAIQERQGIPIGSIGPTRARCLERLKKTLAGLSNRGPAPSTGGKADSGKRPRRNSGRTEE